In Erigeron canadensis isolate Cc75 chromosome 6, C_canadensis_v1, whole genome shotgun sequence, the following are encoded in one genomic region:
- the LOC122603115 gene encoding uncharacterized protein LOC122603115 isoform X2, with amino-acid sequence MEGGINPDAILDFVEFHIHSNQNRYEANVWSNNIEENVVSGPLDLMLLHLPEIKNLSSKGSSTKLKVLPPESVNDVSWFTTTTLLRFLRIIGLPDILTAGNEISQLEETRKFQFSLSDKAEVDITTSVESKNELLQAVDLRLAALKEELADVINQAIGSKSSPKDISDLANFAFHFGAKDLRDILQKLSEIERHSSTEDEDSRFSSEEDQPSVERSRGLTRSAMPRRSASPMRRIQIGRSGSRRAAALNIKSLNVFPKSASQRDAAGNISEDEDSQRPPKSNALKMSVQDKISLFESKQKDQGIDTQKTKPTVGANKAILKRWITGSGTSTGNSSPSSSKNLASEDKTESDRTINKTETCAETLENISPLPEKGTSHQLGLEAGTVESERDWSEEKEAALDDPTKLMDSKPVRHQNANIVDHKGMDPKEQKGGLYELYKHKREEPQFKETHKPIDEKKGKMAANKVSGVSRRQNELQKSQKNSTQLLDSRTTKASAVKKSSLKSSPLPASRKSWPSTPSPQASGASPARTPSRPTSTSSTPTNRKPHPTGKMEKLQPQLRTPKATQPNATKRTNTINQKKKQPIGAENKKITKTNVPIPKEDVDATATAKPSFYNKVTRKNSVVPLETKPFLRKGSGIGRGPGPAVNKTKVVGQKTEDNVVTRIGTTSQNKETELELSENSPNIDLEPQVVRHSPTKCEESERNCSSVVGPRETEWVVSDINITMEEEVVISPTAWVVSEEIDQDEIIPCKESLVNVSSPASVTPPAGFSHPRVRHSLSQMFSEDSNKADIGEWGNAEHHSTLIYQKDAPRGLKRLLKFSRKAKADLHVTAWSNSPSTFSEGEDDADEPKGLSNFSRFNEQNHVSASMNTTKAFRANKMKETKVLHH; translated from the exons ATGGAGGGAGGAATAAATCCTGATGCAATACTTGATTTTGTTGAATTTCATATACATTCAAACCAAAACAG ATATGAGGCCAATGTATGGAGTAACAATATAGAGGAGAATGTAGTATCCGGGCCCTTGGATCTAATGCTATTACATTTGCCTGAAATTAAAAATCTGTCCTCTAAAGGCTCTAGCACAAAGTTGAAGGTTTTGCCACCCGAGAGTGTAAATGATGTCAGCTGGTTTACAACAACCACACTGTTAAG ATTTTTGCGCATTATTGGTTTGCCAGACATCCTTACTGCTGGGAATGAAATTTCCCAATTAGAGGAGACCAGAAAATTTCAATTCTCATTATCTGATAAG GCTGAAGTGGATATAACAACATCAGTCGAGTCGAA AAATGAACTACTGCAAGCAGTCGATTTGAGATTGGCAGCATTGAAAGAGGAACTAGCTGATGTGATTAATCAGGCTATTGGTTCCAAAAGCTCACCTAAGGATATATCTGACTTGGCAAACTTCGCTTTTCATTTCGGAGCCAAGGATTTGAG GGACATCTTGCAGAAGCTTTCAGAGATTGAAAGACATAGCTCAACAGAAGATGAAGATTCACGCTTTTCTAGTGAGGAAGATCAACCATCTGTTGAAAGAAGTCGAGGTCTTACAAGATCTGCGATGCCTAGAAGGTCTGCATCTCCAATGAGAAGAATCCAGATTGGGCGATCTGGTTCTCGAAGAGCAGCTGCACTAAATATCAAGAGTCTCAACGTATTTCCAAAGTCCGCATCCCAGAGAGATGCAGCTGGTAACATTAGTGAAGACGAAGATTCACAAAGACCCCCTAAGAGCAATGCACTAAAAATGAGCGTGCAAGATAAGATCAGTCTATttgaaagtaaacaaaaagacCAAGGTATAGACACTCAGAAGACAAAACCAACTGTTGGTGCAAACAAAGCTATACTTAAACGATGGATTACAGGATCAGGTACTAGCACTGGCAATTCTTCTCCGAGCAGCTCTAAAAATCTAGCGTCAGAGGACAAGACAGAATCTGATCGTACTATTAACAAAACTGAAACTTGTGCCGAGACCTTAGAAAACATCTCACCCTTGCCTGAAAAGGGAACATCTCATCAATTAGGGCTGGAAGCCGGAACAGTTGAATCTGAAAGAGATTGGAGTGAAGAAAAGGAAGCTGCATTGGACGATCCCACGAAACTAATGGACAGCAAGCCAGTTAGACATCAAAATGCGAATATTGTTGATCACAAAGGTATGGATCCGAAAGAGCAGAAGGGTGGATTATATGAGCTATATAAGCATAAGAGAGAAGAACCTCAATTTAAAGAGACACATAAACCTATTGACGAGAAAAAAGGCAAGATGGCTGCCAACAAAGTGAGTGGTGTTAGTAGAAGACAGAATGAACTtcaaaaatctcaaaagaaCTCAACTCAGTTGCTAGATTCTAGAACCACAAAAGCTTCTGCTGTGAAGAAATCTTCATTAAAATCGTCTCCTTTGCCTGCTTCACGTAAATCATGGCCTTCAACACCTTCACCACAAGCTTCAGGAGCATCACCTGCTAGGACTCCATCCCGTCCCACTTCTACTAGTTCTACACCAACAAATCGAAAACCTCACCCTACTGGAAAAATGGAAAAGTTACAACCCCAATTGAGGACTCCGAAGGCAACACAGCCAAATGCTACCAAGCGAACTAACACTATAAATCAGAAGAAGAAGCAGCCTATAGGGGCAGAAAACAAAAAGATTACGAAAACCAACGTTCCCATTCCTAAGGAAGATGTTGATGCTACTGCCACTGCTAAACCcagtttttataataaagtgACCAGGAAAAACAGTGTAGTTCCATTGGAAACAAAGCCGTTTCTTCGTAAGGGTTCTGGGATCGGGCGTGGTCCTGGTCCAGCTGTTAACAAGACAAAAGTTGTGGGCCAGAAAACCGAGGATAATGTGGTCACAAGGATTGGTACAACCAGTCAAAATAAGGAGACGGAACTCGAACTGTCAGAAAACAGTCCTAATATAGATTTGGAACCCCAAGTGGTTAGACATAGCCCCACAAAATGTGAGGAATCAGAGAGAAATTGCAGTAGTGTCGTCGGCCCAAGGGAAACAGAATGGGTGGTAAGTGATATCAATATTACTATGGAAGAAGAAGTAGTAATTTCCCCAACTGCGTGGGTGGTAAGCGAAGAGATTGATCAGGATGAGATTATTCCATGCAAAGAAAGCCTGGTAAATGTTTCATCACCAGCCAGTGTCACTCCACCAGCTGGATTTTCTCATCCACGTGTTCGTCACTCTTTATCTCAAATGTTTTCCGAGGACAGCAACAAAGCTGATATAGGTGAGTGGGGAAATGCTGAGCACCATTCTACCTTGATCTATCAAAAAGATGCACCGAGAGGATTAAAAAGACTTTTGAAGTTTTCACGGAAAGCTAAAGCTGACTTGCATGTAACTGCCTGGTCCAACAGTCCATCAACATTTTCTGAAGGAGAGGATGATGCTGATGAACCTAAAG GTCTATCAAATTTTAGCAGATTTAATGAGCAGAATCATGTCTCTGCATCCATGAATACAACCAAAG CATTCAGGGCCAACAAGATGAAGGAGACCAAGGTTCTTCATCATTAA
- the LOC122603115 gene encoding uncharacterized protein LOC122603115 isoform X1 gives MEGGINPDAILDFVEFHIHSNQNRYEANVWSNNIEENVVSGPLDLMLLHLPEIKNLSSKGSSTKLKVLPPESVNDVSWFTTTTLLRFLRIIGLPDILTAGNEISQLEETRKFQFSLSDKAEVDITTSVESKNELLQAVDLRLAALKEELADVINQAIGSKSSPKDISDLANFAFHFGAKDLRDILQKLSEIERHSSTEDEDSRFSSEEDQPSVERSRGLTRSAMPRRSASPMRRIQIGRSGSRRAAALNIKSLNVFPKSASQRDAAGNISEDEDSQRPPKSNALKMSVQDKISLFESKQKDQGIDTQKTKPTVGANKAILKRWITGSGTSTGNSSPSSSKNLASEDKTESDRTINKTETCAETLENISPLPEKGTSHQLGLEAGTVESERDWSEEKEAALDDPTKLMDSKPVRHQNANIVDHKGMDPKEQKGGLYELYKHKREEPQFKETHKPIDEKKGKMAANKVSGVSRRQNELQKSQKNSTQLLDSRTTKASAVKKSSLKSSPLPASRKSWPSTPSPQASGASPARTPSRPTSTSSTPTNRKPHPTGKMEKLQPQLRTPKATQPNATKRTNTINQKKKQPIGAENKKITKTNVPIPKEDVDATATAKPSFYNKVTRKNSVVPLETKPFLRKGSGIGRGPGPAVNKTKVVGQKTEDNVVTRIGTTSQNKETELELSENSPNIDLEPQVVRHSPTKCEESERNCSSVVGPRETEWVVSDINITMEEEVVISPTAWVVSEEIDQDEIIPCKESLVNVSSPASVTPPAGFSHPRVRHSLSQMFSEDSNKADIGEWGNAEHHSTLIYQKDAPRGLKRLLKFSRKAKADLHVTAWSNSPSTFSEGEDDADEPKGLSNFSRFNEQNHVSASMNTTKATRSFFSLSAFRANKMKETKVLHH, from the exons ATGGAGGGAGGAATAAATCCTGATGCAATACTTGATTTTGTTGAATTTCATATACATTCAAACCAAAACAG ATATGAGGCCAATGTATGGAGTAACAATATAGAGGAGAATGTAGTATCCGGGCCCTTGGATCTAATGCTATTACATTTGCCTGAAATTAAAAATCTGTCCTCTAAAGGCTCTAGCACAAAGTTGAAGGTTTTGCCACCCGAGAGTGTAAATGATGTCAGCTGGTTTACAACAACCACACTGTTAAG ATTTTTGCGCATTATTGGTTTGCCAGACATCCTTACTGCTGGGAATGAAATTTCCCAATTAGAGGAGACCAGAAAATTTCAATTCTCATTATCTGATAAG GCTGAAGTGGATATAACAACATCAGTCGAGTCGAA AAATGAACTACTGCAAGCAGTCGATTTGAGATTGGCAGCATTGAAAGAGGAACTAGCTGATGTGATTAATCAGGCTATTGGTTCCAAAAGCTCACCTAAGGATATATCTGACTTGGCAAACTTCGCTTTTCATTTCGGAGCCAAGGATTTGAG GGACATCTTGCAGAAGCTTTCAGAGATTGAAAGACATAGCTCAACAGAAGATGAAGATTCACGCTTTTCTAGTGAGGAAGATCAACCATCTGTTGAAAGAAGTCGAGGTCTTACAAGATCTGCGATGCCTAGAAGGTCTGCATCTCCAATGAGAAGAATCCAGATTGGGCGATCTGGTTCTCGAAGAGCAGCTGCACTAAATATCAAGAGTCTCAACGTATTTCCAAAGTCCGCATCCCAGAGAGATGCAGCTGGTAACATTAGTGAAGACGAAGATTCACAAAGACCCCCTAAGAGCAATGCACTAAAAATGAGCGTGCAAGATAAGATCAGTCTATttgaaagtaaacaaaaagacCAAGGTATAGACACTCAGAAGACAAAACCAACTGTTGGTGCAAACAAAGCTATACTTAAACGATGGATTACAGGATCAGGTACTAGCACTGGCAATTCTTCTCCGAGCAGCTCTAAAAATCTAGCGTCAGAGGACAAGACAGAATCTGATCGTACTATTAACAAAACTGAAACTTGTGCCGAGACCTTAGAAAACATCTCACCCTTGCCTGAAAAGGGAACATCTCATCAATTAGGGCTGGAAGCCGGAACAGTTGAATCTGAAAGAGATTGGAGTGAAGAAAAGGAAGCTGCATTGGACGATCCCACGAAACTAATGGACAGCAAGCCAGTTAGACATCAAAATGCGAATATTGTTGATCACAAAGGTATGGATCCGAAAGAGCAGAAGGGTGGATTATATGAGCTATATAAGCATAAGAGAGAAGAACCTCAATTTAAAGAGACACATAAACCTATTGACGAGAAAAAAGGCAAGATGGCTGCCAACAAAGTGAGTGGTGTTAGTAGAAGACAGAATGAACTtcaaaaatctcaaaagaaCTCAACTCAGTTGCTAGATTCTAGAACCACAAAAGCTTCTGCTGTGAAGAAATCTTCATTAAAATCGTCTCCTTTGCCTGCTTCACGTAAATCATGGCCTTCAACACCTTCACCACAAGCTTCAGGAGCATCACCTGCTAGGACTCCATCCCGTCCCACTTCTACTAGTTCTACACCAACAAATCGAAAACCTCACCCTACTGGAAAAATGGAAAAGTTACAACCCCAATTGAGGACTCCGAAGGCAACACAGCCAAATGCTACCAAGCGAACTAACACTATAAATCAGAAGAAGAAGCAGCCTATAGGGGCAGAAAACAAAAAGATTACGAAAACCAACGTTCCCATTCCTAAGGAAGATGTTGATGCTACTGCCACTGCTAAACCcagtttttataataaagtgACCAGGAAAAACAGTGTAGTTCCATTGGAAACAAAGCCGTTTCTTCGTAAGGGTTCTGGGATCGGGCGTGGTCCTGGTCCAGCTGTTAACAAGACAAAAGTTGTGGGCCAGAAAACCGAGGATAATGTGGTCACAAGGATTGGTACAACCAGTCAAAATAAGGAGACGGAACTCGAACTGTCAGAAAACAGTCCTAATATAGATTTGGAACCCCAAGTGGTTAGACATAGCCCCACAAAATGTGAGGAATCAGAGAGAAATTGCAGTAGTGTCGTCGGCCCAAGGGAAACAGAATGGGTGGTAAGTGATATCAATATTACTATGGAAGAAGAAGTAGTAATTTCCCCAACTGCGTGGGTGGTAAGCGAAGAGATTGATCAGGATGAGATTATTCCATGCAAAGAAAGCCTGGTAAATGTTTCATCACCAGCCAGTGTCACTCCACCAGCTGGATTTTCTCATCCACGTGTTCGTCACTCTTTATCTCAAATGTTTTCCGAGGACAGCAACAAAGCTGATATAGGTGAGTGGGGAAATGCTGAGCACCATTCTACCTTGATCTATCAAAAAGATGCACCGAGAGGATTAAAAAGACTTTTGAAGTTTTCACGGAAAGCTAAAGCTGACTTGCATGTAACTGCCTGGTCCAACAGTCCATCAACATTTTCTGAAGGAGAGGATGATGCTGATGAACCTAAAG GTCTATCAAATTTTAGCAGATTTAATGAGCAGAATCATGTCTCTGCATCCATGAATACAACCAAAG CAACAAGGTCATTCTTCTCTCTTTCAGCATTCAGGGCCAACAAGATGAAGGAGACCAAGGTTCTTCATCATTAA
- the LOC122606243 gene encoding cell division cycle 20.5, cofactor of APC complex-like yields MVLLNLELNSDPLKDWKLQSDWYSPTRLHNSPVVYDFPGDRFIPNRSLMDLDQACSLLTNRTNYPTKCNFGAKYRKIMEENLTLDSEGRPFRMLAFRGSPKFSRKSIRYIDELRRSDEENLNNISEHPIQQRKFQRRETRILDAPLLQDDFYMNVMDWGKNNILAIGLGRDVYLWNATNRSIHHIYKSDHVNDHPSSISWSQDSKMLAVGHARSEIDIWDAHASKIIKTLKGHTKMVGATSWNGHILTSGSRKAILNHDVRARNTLVSSVKAHRSTVCGLKWSMNGNLLASGGDDNVVYIWEASQMNSARFVHRFTNHVAAVKALAWCPYNYEVLASGGGSQDGCIKLWNTQKGTCITSVNTEAQICGLEWNRHYKEIASAHGYSFNHERKNALSLWRYPSMVKVGDIRSHQSRVLQLSQNPDGLTLVSAGADETLRFWEFFGPPPPAKRPCSVLSLKALHIR; encoded by the exons ATGGTGTTATTGAACCTGGAATTGAATTCAGACCCATTAAAAGATTGGAAGTTGCAATCAGATTGGTACTCTCCAACTCGCCTTCACAACAGTCCTGTTGTTTACGATTTCCCG GGCGATCGGTTTATACCCAACAGGAGTTTGATGGATCTTGATCAAGCCTGCAGCCTGTTGACCAACAGAACCAATTATCCCACCAAATGCAATTTCGGTGCAA AATACCGAAAAATAATGGAGGAAAATCTGACTTTAGATAGTGAAGGAAGACCCTTTAGAATGCTTGCTTTTAGAGGAAGTCCGAAATTCAGTAGAAAGTCAATTCGATATATTGATGAGCTTCGTCGTAGTGATGAAGAAAATTTGAACAACATAAGTGAGCATCCAATCCAACAAAGAAAATTTCAGCGG AGAGAAACCAGAATACTAGATGCACCACTTCTCCAAGACGATTTCTATATGAATGTAATGGATTGGGGGAAGAACAACATTCTTGCGATTGGACTGGGACGAGATGTGTACTTATGGAATGCTACGAATAGAAgcatacatcatatatataaatcggaTCACGTGAATGACCATCCTTCTAGTATTTCATGGTCTCAAGACAGCAAAATGCTGGCGGTGGGTCATGCACGCTCAGAGATCGATATATGGGACGCACACGCATCCAAAATT ATCAAAACACTAAAAGGTCATACCAAAATGGTAGGAGCAACTTCATGGAATGGTCACATATTAACATCAGGCAGTAGAAAAGCCATTTTGAATCATGATG TTCGGGCTAGAAACACTTTGGTATCATCTGTAAAGGCGCACAGAAGTACAGTGTGTGGCTTGAAATGGTCAATGAATGGTAACTTACTGGCTAGTGGCGGTGATGATAATGTTGTATACATATGGGAAGCGTCACAGATGAACTCAGCCAGGTTCGTGCACCGGTTTACAAACCATGTTGCTGCAGTGAAGGCTTTAGCTTGGTGCCCTTATAATTATGAAGTGCTGGCCTCTGGTGGTGGTTCACAAGATGGGTGCATTAAGTTATGGAACACTCAAAAAGGGACTTGTATTACTAGTGTCAACACAGAAGCACAG ATTTGTGGGCTAGAATGGAACAGACATTATAAGGAGATAGCAAGTGCACATGGGTATAGCTTCAATCATGAACGTAAGAACGCACTGTCACTGTGGAGGTACCCTTCAATGGTTAAAGTGGGTGACATAAGGAGCCACCAGTCTCGAGTTTTGCAGCTGTCTCAGAACCCTGATGGGTTGACATTGGTGTCGGCTGGTGCTGATGAAACACTTCGGTTTTGGGAGTTTTTCGGGCCACCGCCACCAGCTAAGAGGCCATGCAGTGTCCTGTCGTTAAAGGCACTCCATATAAGATAG
- the LOC122604946 gene encoding putative F-box/LRR-repeat protein At5g02700 has product MEKRRTKSRTTRTPQQSLDDLPTELMHRIQSLLSEQESARTCVLSKSWHHAWSTIPTLRFPHFIGSSRETKNNELVYKTIQRYHENDVPIETLAFEYFVTDPGYAKSCFRHVLSSKTRSCLKELSLKGCNFTGSMFTFADDLLFSGEKLQTIQLNCYRIINPGINPVIKCASLRVLVLKEVNISEDVFHSLLSTCSLLEEVRLDLCEGLKTIKVKNLNCLRQLRVTSYEEDGLLEIDNVPSLGSFYYQRRCVVRKSHLPFKTTDSTTASSLGRSVTGLHLEGMIIDSTFFDMIESKFPFLESLELRSKGRASKRYVITSPLKRLTLYMKHGLMGLQVYAPNLLSFEYKGKTLPTLLFQANAPKEIKLRLNLRNPVGTSFFIWLREVLNLSSKFDIHIEFSHDDGTPFSSNGSVDVDDLRKRVLFPVTNVQLLSLDYFIDLGDVFREHTRAFDAFFSIFHPTRVKLYGFYSKSLCKLTVRGMMENNMTDLKDVLIKKPS; this is encoded by the coding sequence ATGGAGAAGAGGAGGACTAAAAGCAGAACAACAAGGACACCGCAACAATCATTAGATGATCTTCCTACGGAGTTAATGCACCGTATACAATCGTTGTTATCGGAACAAGAATCTGCCCGCACGTGTGTCTTGTCCAAGTCATGGCACCACGCCTGGTCTACCATCCCAACCCTCAGGTTTCCCCATTTTATTGGCTCTTCACgagaaacaaaaaacaatgagCTGGTCTACAAGACTATCCAAAGGTATCACGAAAACGATGTACCAATCGAAACTTTAGCTTTTGAATACTTTGTTACAGACCCGGGTTATGCTAAATCTTGTTTTCGGCATGTACTATCGTCCAAAACTAGAAGTTGTCTCAAGGAGCTTTCCCTTAAAGGTTGCAATTTCACCGGCTCCATGTTTACATTCGCAGATGATTTATTGTTCTCTGGCGAAAAGTTACAAACAATTCAGTTGAATTGCTACCGGATCATTAATCCCGGTATCAATCCTGTGATCAAATGTGCATCCTTGCGTGTTCTAGTGTTAAAAGAGGTGAATATAAGTGAAGACGTCTTTCATAGCTTATTGTCTACTTGTAGCTTGCTTGAGGAGGTTCGCCTTGATTTATGCGAAGGCTTGAAGACAATCAAGGTTAAAAATCTTAATTGTCTGCGCCAACTTAGAGTGACTTCATATGAAGAAGATGGTCTATTGGAAATCGATAATGTCCCAAGTCTTGGCTCCTTTTATTACCAAAGGCGTTGTGTTGTTCGGAAAAGCCATTTACCATTTAAAACTACAGACAGCACCACGGCTTCTTCATTAGGAAGAAGCGTGACTGGGCTACATTTAGAAGGCATGATTATTGACAGTACATTTTTTGATATGATCGAATCCAAGTTTCCTTTTCTCGAAAGCTTGGAACTTCGAAGCAAGGGTCGGGCCTCGAAAAGGTATGTTATCACTAGTCCTCTCAAAAGGCTCACCCTATACATGAAGCACGGGCTAATGGGCCTACAAGTTTATGCTCCAAATTtactttcttttgaatataAAGGCAAGACACTACCTACTCTATTGTTTCAAGCCAATGCTCCCAAGGAAATTAAACTTAGACTCAACTTGAGGAATCCAGTCGGTACTTCGTTCTTCATTTGGTTGAGGGAAGTACTTAATTTATCAAGCAAGTTTGACATTCATATAGAATTCAGTCATGATGATGGAACACCATTCTCATCGAACGGAAGTGTTGATGTTGATGATCTTAGAAAAAGGGTCCTGTTTCCGGTTACTAATGTCCAACTACTATCCCTTGATTATTTTATAGATTTGGGTGATGTATTCAGGGAGCATACACGAGCCTTTGATgctttcttttctattttccatCCCACTCGTGTTAAGCTATATGGATTCTACAGCAAGTCCCTCTGTAAGCTAACAGTGAGGGGGATGATGGAAAATAACATGACTGATCTTAAAGATGTCCTAATAAAAAAACCCTCTTAG